The proteins below are encoded in one region of Clostridium estertheticum:
- the greA gene encoding transcription elongation factor GreA, with product MKSTILTPSGVIKLEEELTLRTGEKRREITAAIKEAKGHGDLSENAEYDAAKDEEATNNDRIIAVQELLRNSTVVDDESSDEHLGLGGQADIKFLDTDDIVKVRLVSTVETNPDLMNISIESPLGIAIYKKALGEKCTVLAPEGNYEVTIEKIYE from the coding sequence ATGAAAAGTACAATATTAACACCTAGTGGGGTAATAAAATTAGAAGAAGAATTAACCCTACGAACCGGAGAAAAAAGAAGAGAAATAACGGCAGCAATTAAAGAAGCAAAAGGGCATGGCGATCTAAGTGAAAATGCAGAATATGATGCAGCTAAAGATGAGGAAGCAACTAATAATGATAGAATAATTGCAGTGCAAGAGTTGCTTCGAAACTCTACAGTAGTAGATGACGAGAGTAGCGATGAACACTTAGGTCTTGGTGGTCAGGCTGACATTAAGTTTCTTGATACAGATGATATTGTAAAAGTACGCTTGGTATCCACAGTAGAGACCAATCCAGACCTTATGAATATAAGTATTGAATCACCACTTGGAATTGCAATCTATAAAAAGGCACTTGGAGAGAAATGCACAGTTTTAGCCCCTGAAGGAAATTACGAAGTAACTATAGAGAAGATTTACGAATAG